Genomic segment of Synergistota bacterium:
AAGCTTCTTAAGGGAAGATTCACGGGAATCGGAAAGAGAGTTCCATCCTTAAGGCGCATGTTTTGAAGCACGCTCTCATAATCCTCTTTTCCCATAAACCTCTCCAGAGGAGAAAATGCCCCCTTAACCAAAAGGGCAAAATCATAAAGGCTCCTTCCAAGAAGCGGAACCTTGGGAAGAGAAACCGCCTTCTCAAAAAGCCTTCTCTTCTCATCCTCATCCTTGACCATAAGATCAACAAGCTTCCCTTTATACGGAGAATTGATCATAAGAAAAACCTCCTCCCCACACAGTAATATTCAAGTCCAAAAGACAAAACATATTTCGGTTCATATATGTTTCTGCCATCAAAGAGCATAGGAGTCAAAAGAAGCTCCCTTATCTTCGAGAGATCCGCCTGCTTAAACTCATCCCATTCGGTAAGTATAACAAGCGCATGAGCTCCCTCCAAAGCAGAATAAGGGTCATCAAAATACCTCACCTTTTCATTCTCAGGAAAAACCTTCTTAAAGTTCTCCATTGCCTTGGGATCATAAAGTCTCAATCGAACTCCTTCGGCTAAAAGAAGAGGAACGAGTCTCAAAGAGGGAGCTTCCCTTATATCATCCGTATTCGGCTTAAAGGATAGCCCCCAGATGGCTATTTCCTTCTCCTTTAAAACCCACATAACACTCTTTATTTTCTTAAAAAATCGCTCAACCCTGGACTCGTTTATCCTCTGAACCTCCTTAAGAAGAGAAAAATCGACATGATGCTCCTCCGCTATCTTGATAAAAGCTCTAACATCCTTAGGAAGACAAGAGCCTCCATACCCTATACCGGCCCCCAGAAAAGCTTTTCCTATTCTCTTATCCATGCCCATCCCCTCAGCGACCATCTTCACATCCGCTCCGACCGCTTCGCAAAAATCAGCTATCATGTTTATGAAAGATATCTTGGTAGCGAGGAAGGAATTCGAGGCGTGCTTTATTATTTCCGCCGTGTTTATATCCGTAACCAGGATTGGTGCATCTATTCCAGAGTATATTTCTCGCAGAATTCTTTCAGCACGCTCGCTTTCAACCCCTATGACGATCCTATCCGGGTGAAAAAAGTCATAAAGGGCGCTTCCCTCCCTCAAAAATTCCGGATTTGAAGCCACATCATATCTCCTTCCTTTGCCTCCGTAAAGCTCTATAGTCCTTTTGATCCACTGAGCAGTCTTAACAGGGACGGTGCTCTTCTTCACAATCAATTTGTAATCATCTATAATATCCGCTATTCCCCGCGCTACCTCCTCAACCTGAGACAGATCCGCGCTCCCGTCTTCCCTTGAAGGGGTTCCAACACAGATGAATATAACTTGAGCCCATTTACCCGCTTCTTGAAGGTCACCGGTAAAACTCAAATTTCCACCCGAAAGGTGCTTATCCAGAAGCTCCTCAAGTCCAGGTTCATATATTGGGGATTTCCCCTCCATAAGGCTTTTAAGCTTTTTCCTATCCTTTTCAACACACACGACTTTATGCCCAAGCTCAGCGAAACCACACGCTGAAACCAGTCCAACATATCCAGCTCCCACAACAGCTATCTTATAAGAGGACATCTCCTACCCCTCCCCATTCAGTTCCTTTAATATCTCTTCCACTACCCTCAGAAGATGAAATCCTCATAGCACATTCCCGTTACATAGTCTAAGATAGCTCTCCCCAATTCCAGAATATCAAGTA
This window contains:
- a CDS encoding UDP-glucose/GDP-mannose dehydrogenase family protein; amino-acid sequence: MSSYKIAVVGAGYVGLVSACGFAELGHKVVCVEKDRKKLKSLMEGKSPIYEPGLEELLDKHLSGGNLSFTGDLQEAGKWAQVIFICVGTPSREDGSADLSQVEEVARGIADIIDDYKLIVKKSTVPVKTAQWIKRTIELYGGKGRRYDVASNPEFLREGSALYDFFHPDRIVIGVESERAERILREIYSGIDAPILVTDINTAEIIKHASNSFLATKISFINMIADFCEAVGADVKMVAEGMGMDKRIGKAFLGAGIGYGGSCLPKDVRAFIKIAEEHHVDFSLLKEVQRINESRVERFFKKIKSVMWVLKEKEIAIWGLSFKPNTDDIREAPSLRLVPLLLAEGVRLRLYDPKAMENFKKVFPENEKVRYFDDPYSALEGAHALVILTEWDEFKQADLSKIRELLLTPMLFDGRNIYEPKYVLSFGLEYYCVGRRFFL